A portion of the Magnolia sinica isolate HGM2019 chromosome 17, MsV1, whole genome shotgun sequence genome contains these proteins:
- the LOC131230549 gene encoding uncharacterized protein LOC131230549: protein MAVICHQMAKERNLTSDVEIGRHDVYLRAHTSKDKVVQYPDLVEKLDDLYSNNPSSKITGVDDALTQLVSSDSKGRMRGLGCSITKTGLKMSAPARSKVENLIKERDGLVQEIFDIKKSLPKMESWMELQQHAQSTQNLSSPTIAKSAQASSDDENDINDLTGCHAPNSETGLTKFPLAEPGADSLRKWLGNRQIRCNWVAKGAGFAEEKPQSENENQNMVVLTNGSSGSSHVWRPCCELKLTSNWAVKRVAAGL from the exons ATGGCTGTTATTTGCCATCAGATG gcgaaggagcggaatcttacctctgatgtcgagataggtagacATGATGTTTACTTAAGAGCACATACAAgcaaggacaaagttgtccagtaTCCTGACCTTGTT GAAAAATTAGATGACCTTTATTCTAACAATCCTTCTTCTAAGATTACCGGCGTTGACGATGCCCTTACACAG ttggttagTTCTGACAGTAaagggcgaatgcggggtctaggttgctcaataactAAGACAGGACTGAAGATGTCAGCCCCTGcccgttcaaaggtagagaatttaATAAAAGAAAGAGATGGCCTAGTGCAGGAGATATTTGATATAAAGAAATCATTGCCCAAGATGGAGTCCTGGATGGAGTTGCAGCAACACGCACAATCTACTCAAAACCTCTCATCACCAACAATTGCTAAATCCGCTCAGGCATCATCG GATGATGAGAATGATATCAATGACTTGACtggttgtcacgccccgaactcggaaaccgggctcacaaaattcccgctCGCCGAacccggcgccgacagcctcc GTAAGTGGCTCGGAAATAGACAAATAAGATGCAATTGGGTTGCTAAAGGAGCTGGCTTTGCTGAGGAAAAACCCCAAAGTGAAAACGAAAATCAAAACATGGTGGTCCTGACAAATGGTAGTTCAG GTTCCAGCCATGTTTGGAGGCCATGCTGCGAGCTGAAACTGACCTCCAACTGGGCCGTGAAGAGAGTTGCAGCAGGCCTTTAA